In Desulfofundulus luciae, a genomic segment contains:
- a CDS encoding LNS2 domain-containing protein, whose protein sequence is MWIAVDVDNTVANTNLELVRRFGVPLNKYPAPLPPGFFSTQEGLKLLQRAEPFPRAAETLKTLADLGYRIAYISSRPGDALFLTVRWLQKHGFPADQVLCGLDRQGKMEVATKELQAVAVFEDDPVLAAALLNKVPALWLKDWPYNRKLPAGKGARWNAERVIRFRAWSEVEKAVVTSNPDLAALIGKKGE, encoded by the coding sequence ATGTGGATAGCGGTAGACGTGGACAACACCGTGGCAAATACAAACCTGGAGCTGGTGCGCAGGTTCGGCGTGCCGCTGAACAAATACCCGGCGCCGCTACCGCCGGGGTTTTTTAGTACCCAGGAAGGCCTGAAACTTTTGCAACGGGCAGAGCCGTTCCCCCGCGCAGCCGAGACGCTGAAGACCCTGGCGGACCTCGGCTACCGCATCGCCTACATCAGCTCCCGCCCCGGGGACGCCCTTTTTCTCACCGTGCGCTGGCTGCAGAAACACGGTTTCCCTGCGGACCAGGTGCTGTGCGGCCTGGACAGGCAGGGGAAGATGGAGGTGGCCACGAAAGAACTGCAGGCCGTGGCGGTCTTTGAAGACGATCCGGTGCTCGCAGCGGCCCTGCTCAACAAGGTACCGGCGCTTTGGCTGAAAGACTGGCCGTACAACAGGAAGCTGCCCGCCGGGAAAGGCGCGAGATGGAACGCCGAAAGGGTGATCAGGTTCAGGGCCTGGAGCGAGGTGGAAAAGGCGGTGGTCACCAGCAACCCGGACCTTGCGGCCCTGATCGGCAAAAAGGGGGAATAG
- a CDS encoding ParM/StbA family protein, with the protein MIAIDVGYSHTKAVSPDQRVLIPSVVAPHRELPLAELSRNCSGHVVQIRRLNGNTSDTKKYFVGELALREGQGATFTLDREKYKHPNHDILVLAAARLLEAREGATLVVGLPVAYYRLQRDELRRHLEALHAKVSVDDGPLARVSFGKVVVYPQGAGALLTASDLPDNSLVCLVDVGYKTTDYVLARVAGGRVGPEGGGSVEYGVFQMYEAVAAAFGSTTGAPLDMSVAAAVAAQGRVTFRGRELDLTAAVKAARVNTALAIADRVLAALGQKGDFVAKFYLAGGGAKALPELTDMFPAAEILPDPQWANAEGFLRVVTGTPKGA; encoded by the coding sequence ACGTGGGTTACAGCCATACCAAGGCCGTGTCTCCAGACCAACGGGTGCTTATACCTTCCGTGGTGGCCCCGCACCGCGAACTGCCGCTGGCTGAACTGTCCCGTAACTGCTCCGGCCACGTGGTTCAAATTCGCAGATTGAACGGCAATACCAGCGATACCAAAAAGTATTTCGTGGGCGAACTGGCCCTGCGGGAAGGCCAGGGGGCAACGTTTACCCTGGACCGTGAGAAATACAAACATCCCAACCACGACATCCTCGTACTGGCAGCCGCCCGGCTCCTGGAGGCCCGGGAGGGAGCTACCCTGGTGGTAGGGCTTCCCGTGGCCTACTACCGCCTGCAAAGGGACGAACTCCGCAGGCATCTGGAGGCCCTGCATGCGAAGGTGTCTGTAGACGACGGTCCCCTCGCCCGGGTCTCCTTCGGGAAGGTGGTGGTATATCCCCAGGGGGCCGGAGCGTTGCTGACGGCTTCCGACCTGCCGGATAACAGTCTGGTGTGCCTCGTAGACGTAGGCTACAAAACCACGGACTACGTGCTGGCCAGGGTGGCCGGTGGAAGAGTCGGCCCCGAAGGTGGCGGTTCTGTTGAGTACGGCGTCTTCCAGATGTATGAAGCTGTAGCAGCCGCCTTCGGGTCCACGACAGGGGCTCCTCTGGACATGAGCGTGGCAGCAGCCGTAGCCGCTCAGGGCAGGGTAACGTTCCGGGGCAGAGAGCTGGACCTGACGGCAGCGGTGAAGGCGGCCCGCGTCAATACCGCCCTGGCCATAGCCGACCGCGTGCTTGCGGCCCTGGGGCAAAAAGGGGACTTCGTGGCGAAGTTCTACCTGGCCGGCGGTGGGGCGAAAGCGCTACCGGAGCTGACGGATATGTTCCCGGCGGCCGAGATCCTGCCGGACCCGCAGTGGGCCAACGCGGAAGGATTTTTGAGGGTTGTAACCGGAACTCCCAAAGGTGCGTAA